In Candidatus Flexicrinis affinis, the following proteins share a genomic window:
- a CDS encoding class I SAM-dependent methyltransferase, whose product MQRPSRPPRKPSPRRSDGPRRRPERKGWDNLAEWYDGWVGKQGSKHHQRMALPQAMTLLDLQPGESLLDIGCGQGVLAPLVKQAGARYTGIDVSPALLELARKRHGQHGRFFEADACRLELSKDLRAATFDAAVFLLSIQDINPLDAALRGAAWALKPGGRLVVVMTHPAFRIPRQSGWGYDENRKLTYRRIDRYLTPLSVPLKPYPGQSGVSISFHRPIGAYINGLAAYGLMIDAFNEIPSYKTEDDEADNPAEKEIPLFLGLRARKPRTAAGGDHRDG is encoded by the coding sequence ATGCAGCGACCGTCTCGACCGCCGCGCAAACCGTCCCCCCGCCGGTCTGACGGGCCGCGCCGCCGCCCCGAACGCAAAGGTTGGGACAACCTCGCCGAGTGGTACGACGGGTGGGTTGGCAAGCAGGGCAGCAAGCACCATCAGCGCATGGCGCTGCCGCAGGCGATGACCCTGCTCGACCTCCAGCCCGGCGAATCGCTGCTTGACATCGGATGCGGGCAGGGCGTGCTCGCGCCGCTGGTCAAGCAGGCCGGGGCGCGCTATACCGGCATCGACGTTAGCCCGGCCCTGCTGGAGTTGGCGCGCAAGCGGCACGGGCAGCACGGGCGCTTCTTCGAGGCGGACGCATGCCGCCTTGAACTGAGCAAAGACCTTCGGGCGGCCACGTTCGATGCCGCCGTATTCCTGCTTTCAATCCAGGACATCAACCCGCTTGACGCGGCGCTGCGCGGGGCGGCATGGGCGCTCAAACCCGGTGGCCGGCTCGTCGTGGTGATGACGCACCCGGCGTTTCGCATCCCACGCCAAAGCGGTTGGGGCTACGACGAAAACCGCAAGCTGACTTACCGGCGCATCGACCGCTACCTGACACCGCTCAGCGTGCCGCTCAAACCGTATCCCGGCCAGTCCGGCGTGTCGATCAGCTTCCACCGGCCGATCGGCGCGTACATCAACGGGTTGGCGGCCTACGGGTTGATGATCGACGCGTTCAACGAGATCCCGTCCTACAAGACCGAGGACGATGAAGCCGACAATCCGGCCGAAAAGGAAATCCCGCTGTTTCTCGGCCTGCGGGCGCGCAAACCGCGCACGGCCGCCGGAGGCGACCACCGTGACGGATGA